The following nucleotide sequence is from Chromobacterium rhizoryzae.
CGCGCCGGGACGGCGGCTTCGGCTGGACCTTCCTCTAGAGGCGCCGCTTAACGATCCGCCGCCTCCGTGGGGCGTCCCCGTCCACGCGGCTTTGAAACGCCGACGACAAGCTGCTCTAATCCTTAATCTCAATGCCTTGCGCCAGGCCTTGCACAGGCCCCCAACCTAGGAGCTCCTCATGGCCCTTCCCACCCTCGCGCCGGAGGCCGTCGCCGCCCTGGCCCAGGCCGCCGGCCTCAAGCTCGCCCCCGATCGCCTGGAGGCCGTCGCCGCCACCCTGGCCTTCATCCGCGCGGAAATCGCCAAGCTGGACCGGCTGAGCCCGGCCGACGCGCGCTCAGCGCCCCCCTTCGACCCGGACTGGAGGTAAACGCCGTGCAAGCCTATCAATTGAGCATTGTGGACGCGGCCCGGCAGATAGCGGACGGCCAGTTGTCGCCGGTGGAGCTGACCCGCTCGGTGCTGGAGCGGGCGCAAGAGAAAGAAGACCAGCTGTCCGCCTATGTCACGCTCGCCGCGGATCAGGCCATGGACGCCGCGCGGCGGGCCGAGCAGGAAATCCGCCGCAAGGAATACCGCGGCGTCTTGCACGGCATCCCCTACGCGCTGAAAGACCTGATAGACGCGGCCGGCCTGCCCACCACCGCCAGTTCGCAAGTGCGCCGGCATCACCTCGCCGCCGCCGACAGCGAGGTGGCCGCCCGGCTCAAACAGGCGGGCATGATCTTGACCGGCAAGACCCATACCCATGAATTCGCCTTTGGCCTGACCACGCCGCAAACCAACAATCCCTGGGCGCCGGAGCGTTCCCCCGGCGGCTCCAGCGGCGGTTCCGCCGCCGCGGTGGCTTATGGCGGCGCGCTGGCGGCGCTGGGCACCGACACCGGCGGCTCCATCCGGGTGCCGGCCGCCTTGTGCGGGCTGGTGGGCCTGAAGCCCACTTACGAACTGGTGTCCCGCCAAGGCGTGGTGCCGCTGTCCGGCTCGCTGGACCATGTCGGCCCCATCACCCGCACCGTGGCGGACGCCGCGGCCTTATTGGACGCCATCGCGACGCGACGGCCGCCATCGGCCGACAGCTACCGCCAGGGCCTGGGCCAGGGGGTGGACGGGCTGCGCGTCGGCGTGGCCGGCAATTATTTCTGCGAGCATATCGCGCCGGACATCCAGGCCGCGCTCCAGGATCAGCAGGCCGAACTCGCCGCCGCCGGCGCGACGCTGGTGGAGGTCGAGATCCCGCTGACCGATTTCATCCTGCCCATCCAATGGGGCCTGATAGCGCCGGAAGCCGCCGCCTATCACCGGGACGCGCTGCGCCGCGCGCCGCAGCTGTACGGCGACGAGGTGAGGACGCTGCTGGAAGCCTGCATGCTGGTGCCGCAGAATGAACACGCCCAGGCCCAGGCCGCGCGGATCGCGCTACAAACCGCCTGGCGCCGGCTTTTCGCCGGCATCGACCTGCTCATGGTCCCCACCGTGCCGCACACCGCGCCGCTGCACGGCCAGGACAGTTTCGTCTGGCCGGACGGCGTCGAAGAGAGCGTGGTATCCGCCTATATACGGCTGAGCACGCCCGCCAATGTGCTGGGCCTGCCGGCGCTGACGGTGCCGGCCGGCCTGGACCGGGCCGGGCTGCCGTTCGGCGTACAGCTGATTGGCCGGCCTTTCGACGAGCTCACGGTGCTGCGCGCCGGCCAGCTGATAGAGAGCCGCTGCCAAACCCGGTTTGACCTGCCGCGGGCCTAAGAAGCTGTTCACAGCCTGCCGCGCTTCGCGACGCGTGGCGCGGCGGGCGCCGCTTAAACATGCTCGTGCGCCGCCTGCGCATTCCGCTTTCTCAGCGGCTTTCGCCTTGTCTCGCCCTGGCCCGCGAGGCTTTGAACAGGCTTGTGGACTGTCCGCATCGCGCCCGCTCACAAACCGCCCAGCGAACCGTCGCGCAGGCTCTTGGCCATGGTTTTGCAGGTGTGGAGAAAAGCCGCCACCGCCGGACTGACGTGCTTCCGGCTGGGCACCGCCAGGCCCACCGCGCGCCGCACCATGGGCGCCAGCGGCTTTTTCACCACGCCGGGGCATAAGGCCAGCAAGGGCGCCGGCACCGCGAGATCGGCGACGATGGACACCCCGGCGCCGTTCTCCACCATTTTGACGATGGTGAGAATCTGGGCGTAGCGGTGCTTGACCATGGGCCGCAGGCCGGCGGTTTCAAACAATCTCTCAATCAGCGCGGTATTGCCCGCCAGCGTCATGATGAAGGGCATGTCGCACAAATCCGCCAGCCGCGCCGCCGGCTGGCCGGCCAGCGGATGGCCGGCCGGAATCAAGGCCACGAACTGGTCCTCCACCAGCGGCAAGGTGTCGAAACGATCGTCCGGCAGCACCACGAAGCCCACGTCCACCCGGCGCTCGCTGACCCATTGCGCCACCTCGTCGTCCTCGCCCTCTTCCACGAACACGTCGATTTCCGGATAGCTGGCGCGGAACTGCTCGAGGATGCGCGGCAACAGCAGCAACGAGGAGGTGGTGCCGAAGGAGCCGATGCGCAGCACGCCGCGGTTCAGGCCGCGCGCCGCCGACGCCTCCTGACGGATCGCCTCGGCCACGCCCAAGAGCTCGCGCACGCGCAGCAGCAGGCTGTTGCCGGCCTCGGTGGCCTCGATGCCGGCCTGGCCGCGCGTCAGCAGGGTCAGCCCCCATTCCTTCTCCAATTGCCTGATCGCGTGCGACACCGCGGATTGGCTGATGCCCAGTTTGTCCGCCGCCGCGGTGAAGCCGCCCAGCTCCGCCACCAGCGCAAAGATTTCCAGCTGCGTAAAGGTCATGACCGTCTCGTCCACCCATGAGCAAATGCTCATTTTTCCATGAATTCAAACAATCAATAGTATATACGCACCCACATAGCATCAGGAGGCCGGGCGGCTCGCCCGGCGCCCACCATGAACCACTCAAGCACCCTCGCCGTCGCGGCGCAGCCCGCCCGCGCGCAAACCGCGCTCAGGCCGGCCCTGTCTCTGAAACTGGCGCTGACCGCGCTGTTCTGGGGCGGCACCTTCATCGCCGGCAGAGTGCTGGCGCAATCCATGCCGCTGATGACTGCCGCCTTCGGCCGCTTCCTGGTGGCCGCCCTGCTGCTGGTGCTGGTGGCTTGCCGGCTGGAAGGCGGGCTGCCGCGGCTGAACCGCTCGCAGATCGCCGTCACCGCGTTTCTGGGCTTTACCGGCATTTTTCTCTACAACGCCTGTTTCTTCGGCGCGCTGGCGCGCATTCCCGCCGGCCGCACCGCCTTGTTCGTCAGCCTCAATCCCATCATGACCGCGCTGGCCGCCAGCCTGATTTTCCGCGAACGCCTGGGCCTGCGCCGCTGGGCCGGCATCGCCGTGGCCTTGCTGGGCGCCATGGTGGTCATCACCCGCGGCGATCTCGTCGGCACGGTCCACGATTTCAGCCAGTCCTTCGGCGCCGGCGAAGCCCTGATGAGCCTGGCGGTGCTGAGCTGGGCGGCCTATACGCTGGGCTCGCGCAAGGCGATGGAAACCCTGAGTCCGATCGCGGCCACCACCTACGCCACGCTGTGGGGCCTGGCCTTCCTGTCTCTGGGCGCGGCCGGCGAGATCGGCTCCGTTCCCTGGGCCTCCTTCGGCTGGCGGATCTGGCTGTCCATGCTCTATCTGGGGGCCATAGGCACCGTGGTGGGCTTTATCTGGTATTACCAGGGCATCCGGGAGATCGGCCCCTCGCGCGCCGCCGTGTTCACCAATCTGGTGCCCGCCTTCGGCGTGCTGCTGTCCGCGGGGCTGCTGGGCGAACCCATCCTGGCGTCCATGCTGGCGGGCGGCGCGCTGGCGGCGGCGGGCGTGTCCCTGACCAACCGCAAGTGAGCGTTCGGCCGCGCCCGCCCCCGCCGGGCGCGGCCCTCGGGCAAGCCCTTAGTACGAATACCTAAACCACGGCCATTGATTTGCAAAACGAATAAAATCGCATTGACAGTCAAGGTCGCGCTGCTAGGCTTCAATTCCCAAACCCCTTAGGGAGAAGCCCCATGGCCAGCCCGCTCACCCTGTTGATGCCGGTCATTCCCGGCACCAGCCTGGAAGCCATCGCCGCCACTCTGGCGGAATACGAACCCACCCTGCATCAAGCGCTGACTTCGATCGGCACCGTCCATTACGCGCGCACCTTGCTCCTGGACCGCTCCGCCGCCAATCTGCAGCCTACCGGCAAAAGCAGCGACAACTACGTGATCGCGGTCATCACCGAGTACGACGGCAGCTTCAACGCCTACATCAACGACTTCGTCGCCCAGGTGGGCACCGTCTTCGACGCACTGCTGCAATTCGTGGTGGGAGGCAAGGCGCTGACCCCGGTGGCCAATAATGTGGCGGCCTTTCAGGCCTTCATCGCCCAGAACGACGCGTCCCAGCATATTCCCAACAACGGCGGCGGCGGCAAGGACGACAACGGCTTGTACCAGGCCTATCCGTACACGGTGCAGACCATACTCGCCGCGCTGGACTGAAGCGCGCCCGCCAGGCGCAGGCGGCCCGCCCGCTTGCGCCTTAGAGCCTGTTCAAAGCCTCGCGAGCAAGCGCGAGTCAAGGCGAAAACGAGCGAAAAAGCGGAATGTACGCGTGGTACATGAGCGGGTACTCGCCGAGCAGCGCTTCACGAAGCGCAGCGGACTTTGAACAGCCTCTTACACCCGTCCCATTGCTGAAAGGCATGCCATGAACAGCCCCGACCTCCCGTACGACGACATCCAAGGCACGATTCTGCGCGGCTACCGCGTGGACCTGGCCCGGCATTTCATTCTGAGCGTTAGCGACAAGGCCGCCGCCGGCGAGCTGATCCTGAAACTGGTGGAGGGCCGGGACGGCCTGCCGAGCATCACCAGCGCCAAGCGCTGGCTGCAAAAACCGAACAGCTTCCTGAACATAGGCTTCACCTGTCCCGGGCTGCGCATGCTGGGCGTCGGCGCCGAGCAGCTGGCCAGTTTCGAATCGACCTTCCAACGCGGCGCCACCGATGGCGACACCGCCAGCCTCGTTGGCGACATCGGCGCCAGCGCGCCTGAAAAATGGATAGGCGGCCTGGCCAATGGCGAGCAGGTGCACATCGTGCTCAGCTTGTGGGTGGCCAAGGACCCGGCGCTGCTGGAAAGCCTCAGCGCGCGGCTGCGTCAGGCCTTCGCCGGCGCCGTCAGCGAACTATCCGCCCATGACGCCCAGGCGCTGCCTGACAATCAGGTGCACTTCGGTTACCGCGACAGCATCGCCCAGCCCACCATCGCCGGCGCGCCGCCGCGCAAGCGCCCGGAACCGGACGATCAGGCCGTCATCGCCACCGGGGAATTCCTGCTCGGCTACACCAACGAGGGCAAGGGCGTGTACTCGGTGCAACCGCCCGAACTCAGCCGCAACAGCAGCTATGCCGCTTTCCGCATCCTGGAACAGGACGTGGCCGCTTTCGACGCGTTCCTGAGCGAATACGCGGCCAAGGCCGGCATCGATCCCGAACTGCTGGCGGCCAAGGTATGCGGACGCTGGCGCAACGGCAACCCGCTGACGCTGCGGCCGGACGAGGCCGGCGCCACGCTGCCGACCAGTCAATTGAACGACTTCAACTACGTCAATGCCCAGCCGTCCCAAGACGACACCCTGGGCCTGAAATGTCCGATAGGCTCCCACATCCGCCGCAACAATCCGCGCAACGGCGCGGTGGTGGGCACCGACAGCGCCCACCACCGCATCGTGCGCCGGGCCATGCCTTACGGCCCGGCCTACGACCCCGAACACCCCTCGGCCGCGGCCCGCGGCCTGATCGGCTACTTCATCAACGCCAGCCTGAGCAATCAGTTCGAATTTCTCAGCAGCCAGTGGAACCTGCTCAGCGACTTCGTCAAATCCGCCACGGAACCGGGCAATCCGGACGCCGGCAACGCGGTGTTCAACATCAGCGGAGAAGACGTCTTCCTCGGCGTCAACGACCCCGCGGACAGCAGCTTCACCCTGGCCGCGCCCGGCCGCTCGGGCAAGAACAACACCGTGTTGCAGGGCTTCTCGCGGATGATCATCACCCGCGGCGGCGCGTATTGCTTCCTTCCCGGCATCGGCGGCCTGCGCTACCTGGCGCGGCTGGCCAGCGGCTAAGAGCCTGTTCAAAGTCTGCTGCGCGTCGTGAAGCCTTGCACGGTGAGTACGAGCTCAAAATGCTCATGTACCACGTGTACATTCCGCTTTTTCGCTCGTTTTCGCCTTGTCTCGCCCTTGCTCGCGAGACTTTGAGCAGGCTCTAAGACGCGTCGGCCGGCCGCCCGTACTGCTCGTGGATGAAGTCCGTCATGTGCGCGGCCAGGATCTGGTGCACCTCCTGGCTGGGGTGCACCTCGTCGTGGAACAGGTGGCGATGCGAGCTGTCCAGCGGCCGCGCGTCGCCGGCGAAGCCGAGCACGCGCGGCAGGTCGATATAGCCCTCGTGCTTATTGTGCATCGTGTCGTAATCCACTGTTTCCGCCAGCTCCATCAGGTAATCCAGCTTGGCGCCGATATCGAAGAAACGGAGGGTCACCCCGGCGTCGCGGTAGCGGGCTTGCAACGCCTCCACCGCCTGGCTCAGCTGCCGGTTATGCCGCTGAGACAAGTCGTGCAGCTTTTCGGCCTCCGCCGGCGGCTGTTTGCGCGCGTTCACGGTTTTGGACAGATCCGGCGCGCCGGCCACCAGGATGTCCTTGACCCCCTTGGCCACCAGCTTGTCGATCTGCCGCTCGTAGGTGCGGATCACCTTGTCCACGTCGGTCTTGCCGAAAGTCATGTAGTCGTTGGAGCCCAGGGCCAGCACCGCCATATCGCCCGGCTGGAAGTGGTGCTTATTGATCTGGCGCTCCATATGGGAGATGAACATGAAGGCCGGGTTCCACTTGGAGTACTTGCCGGCCACCGCGCCGCCCTCGGCGTAATTGACCACCGGCTTCCCCAGAAAAGCCCTGGACGCCAGGAAGTCCGGCCAGGCGAAGCCATTGGTGAAACGCCCTTCGTAGTACTGGCGCGAGGACGGCATCACCCCCAGGGTTTTGCTGAGCATGCGGCCTTCGGAGTCCGACAGGCTGTCGCCTATCACCACCAGGCGCTGGATATGCCCCAGGCTCTTGCCCTCCCCGGCGGCCGCGGCCGGCGTCTTGGCCTGCACCGCCTGGTTTTTCAGCGCCAGCGCGAACAGCGCTTTTTTGTCGAAGCCAAGCGAGGCGACGGAGTCCGAGCGCGACAGCGTGGAAGGCTCGTGCCGCAATTGCCGCAGCCGCATGATCAGCCTGGACGCCTCCGCCAAGCGCGCCTCCTCGCGCCGGGCGCAGTGCCTGGGAACCAGCAGTTTTCCGGGTACGAGTTTGCAAGTCATCGGCATGGCGTAAGCTCCTGTGCGCGATCCGCGGCGCGGTCAATGGGTTTTCAATGTGCCGCAGCATGCCCAAGCGCGAGCCCGCAAGCTTGCTTAAAACGATCACGCCGCCGGTCAAGGCGCGCAAAAAAGCCCT
It contains:
- a CDS encoding amidase, whose protein sequence is MQAYQLSIVDAARQIADGQLSPVELTRSVLERAQEKEDQLSAYVTLAADQAMDAARRAEQEIRRKEYRGVLHGIPYALKDLIDAAGLPTTASSQVRRHHLAAADSEVAARLKQAGMILTGKTHTHEFAFGLTTPQTNNPWAPERSPGGSSGGSAAAVAYGGALAALGTDTGGSIRVPAALCGLVGLKPTYELVSRQGVVPLSGSLDHVGPITRTVADAAALLDAIATRRPPSADSYRQGLGQGVDGLRVGVAGNYFCEHIAPDIQAALQDQQAELAAAGATLVEVEIPLTDFILPIQWGLIAPEAAAYHRDALRRAPQLYGDEVRTLLEACMLVPQNEHAQAQAARIALQTAWRRLFAGIDLLMVPTVPHTAPLHGQDSFVWPDGVEESVVSAYIRLSTPANVLGLPALTVPAGLDRAGLPFGVQLIGRPFDELTVLRAGQLIESRCQTRFDLPRA
- a CDS encoding LysR family transcriptional regulator, whose translation is MTFTQLEIFALVAELGGFTAAADKLGISQSAVSHAIRQLEKEWGLTLLTRGQAGIEATEAGNSLLLRVRELLGVAEAIRQEASAARGLNRGVLRIGSFGTTSSLLLLPRILEQFRASYPEIDVFVEEGEDDEVAQWVSERRVDVGFVVLPDDRFDTLPLVEDQFVALIPAGHPLAGQPAARLADLCDMPFIMTLAGNTALIERLFETAGLRPMVKHRYAQILTIVKMVENGAGVSIVADLAVPAPLLALCPGVVKKPLAPMVRRAVGLAVPSRKHVSPAVAAFLHTCKTMAKSLRDGSLGGL
- a CDS encoding DMT family transporter: MNHSSTLAVAAQPARAQTALRPALSLKLALTALFWGGTFIAGRVLAQSMPLMTAAFGRFLVAALLLVLVACRLEGGLPRLNRSQIAVTAFLGFTGIFLYNACFFGALARIPAGRTALFVSLNPIMTALAASLIFRERLGLRRWAGIAVALLGAMVVITRGDLVGTVHDFSQSFGAGEALMSLAVLSWAAYTLGSRKAMETLSPIAATTYATLWGLAFLSLGAAGEIGSVPWASFGWRIWLSMLYLGAIGTVVGFIWYYQGIREIGPSRAAVFTNLVPAFGVLLSAGLLGEPILASMLAGGALAAAGVSLTNRK
- a CDS encoding Dyp-type peroxidase, which gives rise to MNSPDLPYDDIQGTILRGYRVDLARHFILSVSDKAAAGELILKLVEGRDGLPSITSAKRWLQKPNSFLNIGFTCPGLRMLGVGAEQLASFESTFQRGATDGDTASLVGDIGASAPEKWIGGLANGEQVHIVLSLWVAKDPALLESLSARLRQAFAGAVSELSAHDAQALPDNQVHFGYRDSIAQPTIAGAPPRKRPEPDDQAVIATGEFLLGYTNEGKGVYSVQPPELSRNSSYAAFRILEQDVAAFDAFLSEYAAKAGIDPELLAAKVCGRWRNGNPLTLRPDEAGATLPTSQLNDFNYVNAQPSQDDTLGLKCPIGSHIRRNNPRNGAVVGTDSAHHRIVRRAMPYGPAYDPEHPSAAARGLIGYFINASLSNQFEFLSSQWNLLSDFVKSATEPGNPDAGNAVFNISGEDVFLGVNDPADSSFTLAAPGRSGKNNTVLQGFSRMIITRGGAYCFLPGIGGLRYLARLASG
- a CDS encoding SGNH/GDSL hydrolase family protein, giving the protein MPMTCKLVPGKLLVPRHCARREEARLAEASRLIMRLRQLRHEPSTLSRSDSVASLGFDKKALFALALKNQAVQAKTPAAAAGEGKSLGHIQRLVVIGDSLSDSEGRMLSKTLGVMPSSRQYYEGRFTNGFAWPDFLASRAFLGKPVVNYAEGGAVAGKYSKWNPAFMFISHMERQINKHHFQPGDMAVLALGSNDYMTFGKTDVDKVIRTYERQIDKLVAKGVKDILVAGAPDLSKTVNARKQPPAEAEKLHDLSQRHNRQLSQAVEALQARYRDAGVTLRFFDIGAKLDYLMELAETVDYDTMHNKHEGYIDLPRVLGFAGDARPLDSSHRHLFHDEVHPSQEVHQILAAHMTDFIHEQYGRPADAS